From one Insulibacter thermoxylanivorax genomic stretch:
- a CDS encoding DUF3048 domain-containing protein → MKGWPAVLIVCLALIVLAAGCGQPQPTEDLEPEPPLPAPIIEPEPEPEPEIVYPYTYPLTGIGTEEEMAARPILVMIENHRAARPQSGLIDADIVYEFLVEGEITRFAAVFHSQQPEVIGPVRSLRPYFAQIAEGMDAMIVHAGYSPAAIEYVQKKKLDRLDEIYGGGAYFWRSKERSKPHNLYTSMELIRKGQENRKLRTEWNQPEAIPFADKDIVMTGEPAEKVRVNYLLGYHVEYEYDAEKETYLRYMAGAPHVDKESEEQIEAANIMIIAASHRVVDNVGRREIDVYGPGKGWIAQKGKVREIVWEQKDGIIRPYINGEEVPLIPGKTWVQVISPDLKVTFSAADENADA, encoded by the coding sequence ATGAAAGGATGGCCTGCTGTACTAATCGTATGCTTAGCACTCATCGTCTTGGCTGCCGGCTGCGGACAGCCCCAACCAACGGAGGACCTTGAGCCGGAACCGCCGCTTCCAGCACCGATCATCGAACCAGAACCTGAGCCTGAACCGGAGATCGTCTATCCCTATACATATCCATTAACCGGGATCGGCACGGAAGAGGAGATGGCAGCTCGTCCGATCCTCGTGATGATCGAGAATCATAGAGCAGCTCGTCCGCAGAGCGGACTGATCGATGCGGATATCGTTTATGAATTCTTGGTAGAGGGAGAGATTACTCGATTCGCTGCTGTGTTCCACAGCCAGCAACCGGAGGTCATCGGTCCGGTGCGCAGTTTGCGTCCGTATTTTGCACAGATCGCCGAAGGGATGGACGCGATGATCGTCCATGCCGGATACAGCCCGGCTGCCATCGAATATGTACAGAAGAAGAAATTGGACCGTTTAGATGAGATCTACGGCGGCGGCGCTTATTTCTGGCGCAGCAAAGAACGGTCTAAACCGCACAACCTTTATACGAGCATGGAGTTGATCCGCAAGGGGCAGGAGAACCGGAAACTGCGCACGGAATGGAATCAGCCGGAGGCGATACCCTTTGCTGATAAGGATATTGTGATGACCGGGGAACCCGCGGAGAAAGTCCGTGTCAACTATCTGCTGGGCTATCATGTGGAATATGAATATGATGCTGAGAAGGAGACGTACCTGCGCTATATGGCAGGAGCACCCCACGTGGATAAGGAGAGCGAAGAGCAGATTGAAGCGGCGAATATCATGATCATCGCCGCTTCCCACCGCGTAGTGGATAATGTCGGCCGCCGGGAGATTGATGTATACGGCCCGGGCAAGGGCTGGATTGCCCAGAAGGGCAAGGTGCGGGAGATCGTATGGGAACAGAAGGACGGCATCATCAGACCGTATATCAACGGCGAAGAGGTGCCGCTGATCCCCGGCAAGACCTGGGTGCAGGTGATTTCTCCGGATCTCAAAGTCACCTTCTCCGCGGCTGATGAGAACGCGGATGC